The following proteins are encoded in a genomic region of Molothrus aeneus isolate 106 chromosome 14, BPBGC_Maene_1.0, whole genome shotgun sequence:
- the OGT gene encoding UDP-N-acetylglucosamine--peptide N-acetylglucosaminyltransferase 110 kDa subunit isoform X2, translating into MATSVGNVADSTGLAELAHREYQAGDFEAAERHCMQLWRQEPDNTGVLLLLSSIHFQCRRLDRSAHFSTLAIKQNPLLAEAYSNLGNVYKERGQLQEAIEHYRHALRLKPDFIDGYINLAAALVAAGDMEGAVQAYVSALQYNPDLYCVRSDLGNLLKALGRLEEAKACYLKAIETQPNFAVAWSNLGCVFNAQGEIWLAIHHFEKAVTLDPNFLDAYINLGNVLKEARIFDRAVAAYLRALSLSPNHAVVHGNLACVYYEQGLIDLAIDTYRRAIELQPHFPDAYCNLANALKEKGSVVEAEECYNTALRLCPTHADSLNNLANIKREQGNIEEAVRLYRKALEVFPEFAAAHSNLASVLQQQGKLQEALMHYKEAIRISPTFADAYSNMGNTLKEMQDVQGALQCYTRAIQINPAFADAHSNLASIHKDSGNIPEAIASYRTALKLKPDFPDAYCNLAHCLQIVCDWTDYDERMKKLVSIVADQLEKNRLPSVHPHHSMLYPLSHSFRKAIAERHGNLCLDKINVLHKPPYEHPKDLKASEGRLRIGYVSSDFGNHPTSHLMQSIPGMHNPDKFEVFCYALSPDDGTNFRVKVMAEANHFIDLSQIPCNGKAADRIHQDGIHILINMNGYTKGARNELFALRPAPIQAMWLGYPGTSGALFMDYIITDKETSPVEVAEQYSEKLAYMPNTFFIGDHANMFPHLKKKAVIDFKSNGHIYDNRIVLNGIDLKAFLDSLPDVKIVKMKCPDSCDNADGNAALSMPVIPMNTIAEAVIEMINRGQIQITINGFNISNGLATTQINNKAATGEEVPRTIIVTTRSQYGLPEDAVVYCNFNQLYKIDPSTLQMWANILKRVPNSVLWLLRFPAVGEPNIQQYAQNLGLAQNRIIFSPVAPKEEHVRRGQLADVCLDTPLCNGHTTGMDVLWAGTPMVTMPGETLASRVAASQLTCLGCLELIAKSRQEYEDIAVKLGTDLEYLKKIRGKVWKQRISSPLFNTKQYTTDLERLYLQMWDHYAAGNKPDHMIKAVEASESA; encoded by the exons GGTTAGCGGAGTTGGCTCATCGTGAGTATCAGGCAGGAGACTTTGAAGCAGCAGAGAGGCACTGCATGCAGCTCTGGAGGCAGGAGCCTGATAACACTGGTGTGCTTTTGTTACTGTCATCCATTCACTTCCAGTGTCGCCGATTGGACAG GTCTGCTCACTTCAGCACTTTGGCAATCAAACAGAACCCCCTGTTGGCTGAAGCCTATTCAAATCTAGGCAATGTGTACAAGGAGCGTGGACAGCTGCAGGAAGCAATTGAGCATTACAGACATGCACTGCGCCTCAAACCAGATTTCATTGATGGATATATTAATTTGGCTGCTGCACTCGTAGCTGCAGGTGATATGGAAGGAGCAGTACAGGCATATGTGTCTGCCCTTCAGTACAATCCT gACTTGTACTGTGTTCGTAGTGACCTGGGGAACCTGCTCAAAGCCCTGGGTCGCTTGGAAGAAGCCAAG GCGTGTTACTTAAAAGCAATTGAGACTCAACCAAACTTTGCAGTGGCTTGGAGTAATCTTGGCTGTGTTTTCAATGCCCAAGGAGAAATTTGGCTTGCAATTCATCACTTTGAAAAG GCTGTAACACTTGACCCAAATTTTTTGGATGCTTATATCAATCTGGGAAATGTTCTGAAGGAGGCAAGGATATTTGACAG agctgtggcagcttACCTGCGAGCCTTGAGTTTGAGCCCGAATCACGCAGTTGTGCACGGCAACCTTGCCTGTGTGTACTATGAGCAGGGCCTGATAGACCTGGCCATAGACACCTACAGGAGGGCCATTGAgctccagccccatttccctgATGCCTACTGCAACTTGGCCAATGCCTTGAAGGAGAAAGGCAGT GTGGTAGAAGCAGAAGAATGCTACAACACAGCCCTTCGACTTTGTCCCACTCATGCAGACTCACTCAACAATCTGGCAAACATCAAGCGGGAGCAGGGCAATATCGAGGAAGCTGTGCGTCTTTATCGGAAGGCTCTTGAG gtGTTTCCAGAGTTTGCTGCAGCGCATTCGAACTTAGCAAGCGTTCTGCAACAGCAGGGAAAGTTACAGGAAGCTCTGATGCATTACAAAGAGGCTATTAG aatcaGCCCCACATTTGCAGATGCTTATTCTAATATGGGAAACACTTTGAAGGAGATGCAGGATGTTcaaggagctctgcagtgctACACCCGTGCCATTCAGATAAACCCAGCTTTTGCTGATGCCCACAGCAACCTGGCCTCGATTCACAAG GATTCAGGGAATATACCAGAAGCCATTGCCTCTTACCGTACTGCTCTGAAACTGAAACCTGATTTCCCAGATGCCTATTGCAACTTGGCCCACTGTTTGCAG ATTGTCTGTGACTGGACAGACTATGATGAAAGAATGAAGAAGCTGGTCAGCATTGTAGCTGATCAGCTGGAGAAAAACAGGCTGCCTTCTGTACACCCACATCATAGCATGCTGTATCCCCTTTCTCACAGTTTTAGGAAGGCAATTGCTGAGAGACATGGAAATCTCTGTTTGGACAAG ATTAATGTTCTTCACAAGCCACCATATGAGCATCCCAAGGATTTGAAGGCCAGTGAAGGTCGACTTCGTATTGGCTACGTGAGCTCTGATTTTGGAAACCATCCAACCTCACACCTAATGCAGTCAATTCCAGGCATGCATAACCCAGACAAATTTgag GTATTCTGTTATGCCCTGAGTCCTGATGATGGGACAAACTTCCGTGTAAAAGTGATGGCTGAAGCAAATCATTTCATTGACTTATCTCAG aTACCATGtaatggaaaagcagcagaccGCATCCATCAGGACGGGATTCACATTCTCATTAACATGAATGGCTACACCAAAGGAGCCCGAAATGAATTGTTTGCCCTGAGACCAGCACCTATTCAG GCAATGTGGCTAGGGTATCCTGGAACCAGTGGGGCATTGTTCATGGACTATATCATCACGGACAAAGAAACTTCACCAGTTGAGGTGGCTGAGCAGTATTCAGAGAAATTAGCTTACATGCCAAACACTTTCTTTATTGGAGACCATGCCAACATGTTCCCCCATCTGAAG AAAAAAGCAGTCATTGATTTCAAGTCCAATGGTCATATTTATGATAACAGGATTGTTTTGAATGGCATTGACTTGAAGGCATTCCTGGACAGCCTTCCTGATGTCAAGATCGTTAAG ATGAAGTGTCCTGACAGTTGTGACAACGCCGATGGCAATGCCGCCCTCAGCATGCCAGTGATCCCTATGAACACCATTGCAGAGGCTGTGATTGAGATGATAAACCGTGGGCAAATTCAGATTACTATCAACGGCTTCAACATCAGTAATGGATTAGCAACTACTCAG atAAACAACAAAGCAGCAACTGGTGAAGAAGTTCCACGGACTATAATTGTCACTACCCGTTCTCAGTACGGCTTACCAGAGGATGCTGTTGTGTACTGTAACTTCAATCAGCTCTATAAGATTGATCCTTCCACCTTGCAGATGTGGGCTAAT ATCCTAAAAAGAGTTCCCaacagtgtgctgtggctgctgcgtTTCCCAGCTGTAGGAGAGCCCAATATCCAGCAGTACGCACAAAACTTGGGCCTTGCCCAAAACCGAATCATCTTTTCCCCTGTTGCCCCCAAAGAAGAGCATGTGAGGAGAGGGCAGTTGGCTGATGTTTGTCTGGACACTCCCCTTTGCAATGGGCACACAACTGGCATGGatgtgctctgggctgggactCCAATGGTCACTATGCCAG gcGAGACTCTTGCCTCACGAGTTGCTGCCTCACAGCTCACTTGCCTGGGTTGTCTTGAGCTCATTGCAAAAAGCAGACAGGAGTATGAGGATATTGCTGTGAAACTGGGAACTGACCTGGAATA CCTGAAAAAAATCCGTGGCAAAGTCTGGAAGCAGAGAATATCCAGCCCTTTGTTCAACACGAAGCAGTACACAACGGACCTGGAGCGGCTGTACCTGCAGATGTGGGATCACTACGCTGCGGGCAACAAACCCGACCACATGATCAAAGCCGTGGAGGCCAGCGAGTCTGCATGA
- the OGT gene encoding UDP-N-acetylglucosamine--peptide N-acetylglucosaminyltransferase 110 kDa subunit isoform X1: MATSVGNVADSTEPTKRMLSFQGLAELAHREYQAGDFEAAERHCMQLWRQEPDNTGVLLLLSSIHFQCRRLDRSAHFSTLAIKQNPLLAEAYSNLGNVYKERGQLQEAIEHYRHALRLKPDFIDGYINLAAALVAAGDMEGAVQAYVSALQYNPDLYCVRSDLGNLLKALGRLEEAKACYLKAIETQPNFAVAWSNLGCVFNAQGEIWLAIHHFEKAVTLDPNFLDAYINLGNVLKEARIFDRAVAAYLRALSLSPNHAVVHGNLACVYYEQGLIDLAIDTYRRAIELQPHFPDAYCNLANALKEKGSVVEAEECYNTALRLCPTHADSLNNLANIKREQGNIEEAVRLYRKALEVFPEFAAAHSNLASVLQQQGKLQEALMHYKEAIRISPTFADAYSNMGNTLKEMQDVQGALQCYTRAIQINPAFADAHSNLASIHKDSGNIPEAIASYRTALKLKPDFPDAYCNLAHCLQIVCDWTDYDERMKKLVSIVADQLEKNRLPSVHPHHSMLYPLSHSFRKAIAERHGNLCLDKINVLHKPPYEHPKDLKASEGRLRIGYVSSDFGNHPTSHLMQSIPGMHNPDKFEVFCYALSPDDGTNFRVKVMAEANHFIDLSQIPCNGKAADRIHQDGIHILINMNGYTKGARNELFALRPAPIQAMWLGYPGTSGALFMDYIITDKETSPVEVAEQYSEKLAYMPNTFFIGDHANMFPHLKKKAVIDFKSNGHIYDNRIVLNGIDLKAFLDSLPDVKIVKMKCPDSCDNADGNAALSMPVIPMNTIAEAVIEMINRGQIQITINGFNISNGLATTQINNKAATGEEVPRTIIVTTRSQYGLPEDAVVYCNFNQLYKIDPSTLQMWANILKRVPNSVLWLLRFPAVGEPNIQQYAQNLGLAQNRIIFSPVAPKEEHVRRGQLADVCLDTPLCNGHTTGMDVLWAGTPMVTMPGETLASRVAASQLTCLGCLELIAKSRQEYEDIAVKLGTDLEYLKKIRGKVWKQRISSPLFNTKQYTTDLERLYLQMWDHYAAGNKPDHMIKAVEASESA; this comes from the exons AACCAACGAAACGTATGCTTTCCTTCCAAGGGTTAGCGGAGTTGGCTCATCGTGAGTATCAGGCAGGAGACTTTGAAGCAGCAGAGAGGCACTGCATGCAGCTCTGGAGGCAGGAGCCTGATAACACTGGTGTGCTTTTGTTACTGTCATCCATTCACTTCCAGTGTCGCCGATTGGACAG GTCTGCTCACTTCAGCACTTTGGCAATCAAACAGAACCCCCTGTTGGCTGAAGCCTATTCAAATCTAGGCAATGTGTACAAGGAGCGTGGACAGCTGCAGGAAGCAATTGAGCATTACAGACATGCACTGCGCCTCAAACCAGATTTCATTGATGGATATATTAATTTGGCTGCTGCACTCGTAGCTGCAGGTGATATGGAAGGAGCAGTACAGGCATATGTGTCTGCCCTTCAGTACAATCCT gACTTGTACTGTGTTCGTAGTGACCTGGGGAACCTGCTCAAAGCCCTGGGTCGCTTGGAAGAAGCCAAG GCGTGTTACTTAAAAGCAATTGAGACTCAACCAAACTTTGCAGTGGCTTGGAGTAATCTTGGCTGTGTTTTCAATGCCCAAGGAGAAATTTGGCTTGCAATTCATCACTTTGAAAAG GCTGTAACACTTGACCCAAATTTTTTGGATGCTTATATCAATCTGGGAAATGTTCTGAAGGAGGCAAGGATATTTGACAG agctgtggcagcttACCTGCGAGCCTTGAGTTTGAGCCCGAATCACGCAGTTGTGCACGGCAACCTTGCCTGTGTGTACTATGAGCAGGGCCTGATAGACCTGGCCATAGACACCTACAGGAGGGCCATTGAgctccagccccatttccctgATGCCTACTGCAACTTGGCCAATGCCTTGAAGGAGAAAGGCAGT GTGGTAGAAGCAGAAGAATGCTACAACACAGCCCTTCGACTTTGTCCCACTCATGCAGACTCACTCAACAATCTGGCAAACATCAAGCGGGAGCAGGGCAATATCGAGGAAGCTGTGCGTCTTTATCGGAAGGCTCTTGAG gtGTTTCCAGAGTTTGCTGCAGCGCATTCGAACTTAGCAAGCGTTCTGCAACAGCAGGGAAAGTTACAGGAAGCTCTGATGCATTACAAAGAGGCTATTAG aatcaGCCCCACATTTGCAGATGCTTATTCTAATATGGGAAACACTTTGAAGGAGATGCAGGATGTTcaaggagctctgcagtgctACACCCGTGCCATTCAGATAAACCCAGCTTTTGCTGATGCCCACAGCAACCTGGCCTCGATTCACAAG GATTCAGGGAATATACCAGAAGCCATTGCCTCTTACCGTACTGCTCTGAAACTGAAACCTGATTTCCCAGATGCCTATTGCAACTTGGCCCACTGTTTGCAG ATTGTCTGTGACTGGACAGACTATGATGAAAGAATGAAGAAGCTGGTCAGCATTGTAGCTGATCAGCTGGAGAAAAACAGGCTGCCTTCTGTACACCCACATCATAGCATGCTGTATCCCCTTTCTCACAGTTTTAGGAAGGCAATTGCTGAGAGACATGGAAATCTCTGTTTGGACAAG ATTAATGTTCTTCACAAGCCACCATATGAGCATCCCAAGGATTTGAAGGCCAGTGAAGGTCGACTTCGTATTGGCTACGTGAGCTCTGATTTTGGAAACCATCCAACCTCACACCTAATGCAGTCAATTCCAGGCATGCATAACCCAGACAAATTTgag GTATTCTGTTATGCCCTGAGTCCTGATGATGGGACAAACTTCCGTGTAAAAGTGATGGCTGAAGCAAATCATTTCATTGACTTATCTCAG aTACCATGtaatggaaaagcagcagaccGCATCCATCAGGACGGGATTCACATTCTCATTAACATGAATGGCTACACCAAAGGAGCCCGAAATGAATTGTTTGCCCTGAGACCAGCACCTATTCAG GCAATGTGGCTAGGGTATCCTGGAACCAGTGGGGCATTGTTCATGGACTATATCATCACGGACAAAGAAACTTCACCAGTTGAGGTGGCTGAGCAGTATTCAGAGAAATTAGCTTACATGCCAAACACTTTCTTTATTGGAGACCATGCCAACATGTTCCCCCATCTGAAG AAAAAAGCAGTCATTGATTTCAAGTCCAATGGTCATATTTATGATAACAGGATTGTTTTGAATGGCATTGACTTGAAGGCATTCCTGGACAGCCTTCCTGATGTCAAGATCGTTAAG ATGAAGTGTCCTGACAGTTGTGACAACGCCGATGGCAATGCCGCCCTCAGCATGCCAGTGATCCCTATGAACACCATTGCAGAGGCTGTGATTGAGATGATAAACCGTGGGCAAATTCAGATTACTATCAACGGCTTCAACATCAGTAATGGATTAGCAACTACTCAG atAAACAACAAAGCAGCAACTGGTGAAGAAGTTCCACGGACTATAATTGTCACTACCCGTTCTCAGTACGGCTTACCAGAGGATGCTGTTGTGTACTGTAACTTCAATCAGCTCTATAAGATTGATCCTTCCACCTTGCAGATGTGGGCTAAT ATCCTAAAAAGAGTTCCCaacagtgtgctgtggctgctgcgtTTCCCAGCTGTAGGAGAGCCCAATATCCAGCAGTACGCACAAAACTTGGGCCTTGCCCAAAACCGAATCATCTTTTCCCCTGTTGCCCCCAAAGAAGAGCATGTGAGGAGAGGGCAGTTGGCTGATGTTTGTCTGGACACTCCCCTTTGCAATGGGCACACAACTGGCATGGatgtgctctgggctgggactCCAATGGTCACTATGCCAG gcGAGACTCTTGCCTCACGAGTTGCTGCCTCACAGCTCACTTGCCTGGGTTGTCTTGAGCTCATTGCAAAAAGCAGACAGGAGTATGAGGATATTGCTGTGAAACTGGGAACTGACCTGGAATA CCTGAAAAAAATCCGTGGCAAAGTCTGGAAGCAGAGAATATCCAGCCCTTTGTTCAACACGAAGCAGTACACAACGGACCTGGAGCGGCTGTACCTGCAGATGTGGGATCACTACGCTGCGGGCAACAAACCCGACCACATGATCAAAGCCGTGGAGGCCAGCGAGTCTGCATGA